In Terriglobus sp. TAA 43, a single window of DNA contains:
- a CDS encoding alkaline phosphatase family protein — MPVALLLFLFGVLFVPSSYAQPDRKVIIVTLDGFPAYALQDPRLPMPTLRRMMGEGAYADTMQPINPTVTWPNHTAMITGVDAVKHNVLVNGRILFGSHGTPPHTEPWVARDLMVHVPTLYDVASEAGLTTAQVDWVAIYHARHINWSFAELPEPDGEIENDLIARGLVTAEQLKDFNKSSAAWRDQIRIEAVSDILHKHHPNLLLLHLTDLDNINHAYGPMSAASFSSMKALDDRLREIIDAVHDSGDLDKTSIFVVSDHGFRTFNKVVHLNTLLRQRGLIRGEGSKINCDAWLMPEGGSALLYVTNESMKTTIIPQLQALFANAEGVDHVYGPSEFAAQGIPVFGDQAPALYITAKPDYALEGGDTGPLITPSTGHGTHGYSNADVKMGALFVAWGANIRNGIRLETIKNVDITPTAASILKLKMDGVEGRVLKEILR; from the coding sequence ATGCCAGTAGCTCTGCTGCTTTTCTTGTTCGGTGTTCTGTTTGTGCCCAGTTCTTATGCGCAGCCCGATCGGAAGGTCATCATCGTCACACTTGATGGCTTTCCTGCATACGCATTGCAGGACCCCAGGCTGCCCATGCCCACGCTGCGTCGCATGATGGGCGAGGGCGCTTATGCAGACACTATGCAGCCCATCAATCCGACGGTTACGTGGCCGAACCACACTGCGATGATCACCGGTGTTGATGCTGTTAAGCACAATGTGCTCGTGAATGGCCGCATCCTCTTTGGGAGTCATGGAACGCCGCCCCACACGGAACCCTGGGTGGCCCGTGACCTGATGGTTCATGTACCCACTCTGTATGACGTTGCCTCTGAGGCGGGTCTGACAACAGCGCAGGTGGATTGGGTCGCCATCTATCACGCAAGGCACATTAATTGGAGTTTTGCAGAATTGCCAGAGCCGGACGGCGAGATCGAGAACGACCTTATCGCACGAGGTCTCGTTACCGCCGAACAGTTGAAGGACTTCAATAAGTCCAGTGCGGCATGGCGTGATCAGATCCGCATTGAAGCGGTCTCAGACATCCTGCACAAGCACCACCCAAATCTTCTTCTGCTACACCTAACGGACTTGGACAATATCAACCATGCCTATGGCCCCATGAGTGCCGCAAGCTTTTCGTCGATGAAGGCGTTGGATGACCGCTTGCGCGAGATCATTGACGCAGTCCACGACAGCGGCGATCTGGACAAGACGAGCATCTTCGTTGTTTCGGATCACGGTTTCCGGACTTTTAATAAGGTTGTTCATCTCAACACATTGTTGCGTCAGAGAGGCCTTATTCGCGGAGAGGGCAGCAAAATCAATTGCGATGCTTGGCTGATGCCGGAAGGCGGCAGTGCATTGCTCTATGTCACGAACGAAAGCATGAAGACTACCATCATCCCGCAGTTACAGGCGTTATTTGCTAATGCCGAAGGTGTCGATCACGTATACGGGCCGTCTGAGTTTGCTGCTCAAGGTATTCCTGTTTTTGGCGACCAGGCTCCTGCACTCTACATCACAGCAAAACCCGACTATGCTCTGGAGGGCGGAGACACCGGTCCACTGATAACGCCCAGCACTGGACATGGCACGCATGGGTATAGCAATGCCGATGTGAAGATGGGCGCACTGTTCGTCGCATGGGGGGCGAACATTCGTAACGGCATTCGTCTTGAAACAATCAAGAATGTCGACATCACGCCGACCGCTGCGTCAATCCTCAAGTTAAAGATGGACGGAGTGGAAGGGCGGGTGCTCAAGGAGATTCTCCGCTGA